Genomic window (Sphaeramia orbicularis chromosome 7, fSphaOr1.1, whole genome shotgun sequence):
acattttgaattaagcaaaaaaatcttgatttacgcaaaaaaatcttgaaataaggaaaaaagtcttaaattaagcaaaaaaaaaaaatcttgaattaaccaaaaaaatcttgatttaagcaaaaaaaaaaaatctggaatgaagcaaaaacttttgaattaagcaaaaaaaatctgccagtggaatatacgaaaatgatcttggtcagattagtgtaaatcagattttccacatctattgtctctaaatcagttctatctcagtgaacagttcctctttaggtcattctgtctgattttaagtgtgatcacaTATTtgcactagaaatgagaaaaatacactcggtaacatttagatttttccagtgcaCATATTTTTATACACATTAGTGATGATAAAAATGATGctaaattatttaattaaaaaaaaaaaaactgaaccatttgttcatttttttgggataattttgtccatttgtgtaaaTTTAGttgattattatatttatttttgttcattttgttgataatttcatccatttttgtccattttatcagTTAGATTCTGATGAAAATGCACAGAATGCGTTCAGTTTTCAGATGTATCATGTGACctgacgctgctgctgctgtttatcTGCAGATCCTCATTAAAACGGTCAAATTAAACCGACACATTCTGGATTCTGTACATCCAAACCCTCCAACACAGGAAACCGACGTCGAATGTTGAGCTGCAGATGAAGCAGACGCTTCTCAGCCGTCGActcatgttcacattttaaaaCCAGATGGAAACCAGgtctgaaaaaaagcaaaacagaaaaaaagacaaatgagacgaaaaatacagaaaacacacaacgtacgtgttcatgtgtttgttttcctCCGATGGCGACGGTACCTTTAACTTGTACAGACATGAGATTATTTTAATTAATGATGTTTAAATTAATTTTATGGATTATTTAAGTTTACGTTTTATACAAGAGCCTGTTTTTATCCGGACATTTCCTCTTTTTCCCTCACGGAAACGTTTTTATTTACACCTGGAATTCAGACGGGACGCAGAAGAAACACTGAACAATGAAGTTTAACGCACAACAAACGGAAATATGTTCAGATTAGAaggaaaaactgaagtgaaaacaGTGACTGAACTGGGAAACAGTTTAAAGAAAATGTTTCATGTTGACTTTAACAGATTAAAGTCAAAAAATGACAGAAGATTTAGAGAATCTGCACAAACGGTGACTTCCTGTTTGTTTTCAGGTtcagaataaaatgaaaataagacGCAGTGATCAAACAAAagattatttgttgtttttttgaccatattggttcattttttgttcattttattaagagttttgttaatttcttttaattttgattggatattctgttcattttgttcatttttttgctcatttctgtctattttgttggttatttttgaccatttttgcttattttattgatGATTGTGTTAATTCctgttagtttttgttcattaatttgatcagttttgtccattttttgctcatttctgtCTATTTTGTTGGTTCATTTGTCCATTTGAtttataatttttctttattttggtaaattttttaccttttggttgATTGTTATAAATATTCATGTCCACAGTCTAAGCTGGACCTGGATTCTCAGTGGGTTCAGTCATTATCGTCTGATTTTCCAGTCCGTCTGTATTCGTACGTAAACAGATACTTTCATTAATGGTGATGAAAAAATGTGACAGAGTCTAAATCCAGACGCTctgaggttctggttctggttctggttctggttctgggtgtaAATGAAGCAGCTGCGTCCAAATCCAGCCTCGTTTTcttctttttgtcctttttctgaAACGAACGTCTGAAGCTTCGTGGGTTTCATTTCTGTTTGGAAACTTCAGCTTCATGTTCGTCCCATCTGACGCGAACGAGTCCCAGGGAGAGAAAAGACGTGAAGACGTGACGAAGGGAGATGTTTTGTGTTCATTATGGGATGTTTCCCGTCCCGACAAAGGGATGATGCTGTTCCCCTGTTACCACGGAAACAAAGAGATGTTGGACATTAAAAAACAACTTCTTCCTACGAGGCTGCGTCTGCTGGTGTTTATTTTTGTCTGACAGACGTTTGTGTTTCATGTTCCAGGTGTGAAGGAACCACAGGAACGACCGGAAGGTTTTCAAGGAATCtgacactacaaacaacacaaaaacacaacatacaacacacaaacacaacaaaaacactacaaacaacacacaaaaacactacacaacacaaaacactacaaacaacacaaaaacacaacatacaacacacaaacacaacaaaaacactacaaacaacacaaaaacacaacatacaacacacaaacacaacaaaaacactacaaacaacacaaaaacacaacatacaacacaaaaacacaacatacaacacacaaacacaacaaaaacactacaacaacacacaaaaacactacacaacacacaaacactacatacacacaaaacacaacatacacacacaaaacacatacaaaaaccaaacacaaacacaaaaacactacaaacaatacaaaaacacaacaaaaacaactacaacaacacacaaaaaacaacatacaacacacaacactacaaaacactacaaaaacactacaaacaacacaaaaacacaacataaacacaaaaacaacaaaaaaacactacaacaaacacaaaaaacactacacaacacacaacactacaaacaacacaaaaacaaacatacaacacacaaacacacacaaaaaaacacaaacaacacaaaaacacacacaacacaaacaaacaaaaacactacaaacaacacaaaacacaacatacacaccacaacaaacaaaaacactacaaacaacacaaacacaaccaacaacacaacaaaaacaacaaaaacactacaaacaacacacaaaacactacacaacacaaacactacaaacaacacaaaaacacaacatacaacacacaaacacaacaaaaacactacaaacaacacaaaaacacaacatacaacacaaaaacacaacaaaaaacactacacaacacaaaaacacaacatacacaacaaaaaccaacaaaaacaacaaacacaacaaaaaaacacaacatacaacacacaaaaaacacaacaaaaacaccacAAACAACACCACAAAAacactacacaacacacaaacactacaaacaacacaaaaacacaacatacaacacacaaacacaacaaacaacacaaaaacacaacatacaacacacaaacacaacaaaaacactacaaacaacacaaaaacacaacatacaacacacaaacacaacaaaaacactacaaacacacaaaacactacaacacaacacactacaaaaacactacaaacaacacaaaacacaacatacaacacacaaacacaacaaaaacactacaaacaacacacaaaaacactacacaacacacaaacactacaaaaacactaaacaaacacaaaaaacacaacatacaacacaaaaaacaacacaaaaaacacacaaacacacaaaaacactacacaacacacaaacactacaaaaacactacaaacaacacaaaaacacaacatacaacacacaaacacaacaaaaacactacaaacaacacacacaaacactacaaacaacacacaaacactacaaaaacactacaaacaacacacaaaacacaacatacaacacacaaacactacaaacaacacacaaacactacaaacaacacacaaaacactacaaacaacacacaaacacaacatacaacacacaaaacactacaaaaacactacaacaacacacaaaaacataacacaacacacaaacaccacaaacaacacacaaacactacaaaaacactacaaacacagcacaaacactacaaaaacactacaaacaacacacacaacaacatacaacacaaaaacacaacatacaacacacaaacactacaaacacacacaaacacaacaaaaacactacaaacaacacacaaaaacactacacaacacacaaacacaacaaaaacactacaaacaacacacaaaaacactacacaacacacaaacactacaaaaacactacaaacaacacaaaaacacaacatacaacacacaaaaacacaacaaaaacactacaaacaacacacaaacactacaaacgacacacaaaaacactacaaacaacacacacaaacacaacatacaacacacaaaaacacaacaaaaacactacaaacaacacacaacaacacacaaacactacaaacaacacacaaacactacaaaaacactacaaacaacacacaaacacacaaaaacactacaaacaacacacaacaacacaacacacaaacactacaaacaacacacaaacactacaaaaacactacaaacaacacacaaaaacacaacatacaacacacaaacactacaaacaacacacaaacactacaaacaacacacaaaaacactacaaacaacacacacaaacacaacatacaacacacaaaaacacaacaaaaacactacaaacaacacacaaaaacataacacaacacacaaacactacaaacaacacacaaacactacaaaaacactacaaacaacgcacaaacactacaaaaacactacaaacaacacacacaaacaacatacaacacacaaaaacacaacatacaacacaaaaacactacaaacaacacacaagcactacaaaaacactacaaacaacacacacaaacacaacatacaacacacaaaaacacaacatacaacacaaaaacactacaaaaacactacaaacaacacaaaaacacaacaaaaacactacaaacaacacacaaaaacacaacatacaacacaaaaacactacaaacaacacacaaacactacaaaaacactacaaacaacacacaaaaacacaacatacaacacacaaaaacacaacaaaaacactacaaacaacacacaaacactacaaacaacacacaaaaacacaacatacaacacacaaaaacacaacaaaaacactacaaacaacacacaaacactacaaacaaaaacaacatacaacacacaaaaacacaacacacaaacactacaaacaacacacaaacactacaaaaacactacaaacaacacacaaacacaacaaaaacactacaaacaacacacaacaacacaacacacaaacactacaaacaacacacaaacactacaaaaacactacaaacaacacacaaaaacacaacatacaacacacaaacactacaaacaacacacaaacactacaaacaacacacacaaacacaacatacaacacacaaaaacacaacaaaaacactacaaacaacacacaaaaacataacacaacacacaaacactacaaacaacacacaaacactacaaaaacactacaaacaacgcacaaacactacaaaaacactacaaacaacacacacaaacaacatacaacacacaaaaacacaacatacaacacaaaaacactacaaacaacacacaagcactacaaaaacactacaaacaacacacacaaacacaacatacaacacacaaaaacacaacatacaacacaaaaacactacaaaaacactacaaacaacacaaaaacacaacaaaaacactacaaacaacacacaaaaacacaacatacaacacaaaaacactacaaacaacacacaaacactacaaaaacactacaaacaacacacaaaaacacaacatacaacacacaaaaacacaacaaaaacactacaaacaacacacaaacactacaaacaacacacaaaaacacaacatacaacacacaaaaacacaacaaaaacactacaaacaacacacaaacactacaaacaaaaacaacatacaacacacaaaaacacaacaaaaacactacaaacaacacacaaacacaaacaacacacaaaaacacaacatacaacacacaaaaacacaaacaacacacaaaaacacaacaaacaacacacaaaaacactacaaacaacacacaaaaacacaacatacaacacaaaaacacaaacaacacacaaaaacacaacaaacaacacaaaaacaccgcaaacaacacaaaaacaatacaaacaacacaaaaacaatacagacaacacgcaaaaacaatacaaaaatacacacaaaaacacaacatacaacacaaaaacacaaacaacacacaaaaacacaacaaacaacacaaaaacaatacaaacaacacaaaaacactgcaaacaacacaaaaacaatacagacaacacgcaaaaacaatacaaaaatacacacaaaaacacaacaaacacaaaaccactacaaacacacaaaaacactacaaacaacacaaaaaacacacacaaacactagaaacaacacaaacacacaacaaagccAAACTGTCTTTTTAAACGATGGCGTCAGTCTAGGACTGAACCTTCGGTTCCAGTTGAAGTGCACAGACAAACTgaagggttaaagacaaaacaggacacacacactgtgttcTCACCACTGAAGAGGACACTTGAGCATGTGTTAGCACACTGACACCCCCCaccccgcacacacacaccactgtttGGTTCATCTCTAATAAAACCTTAAAAATATTCTTTCATtactttatattcattcattttctgaacctgctttatcctcatgagggtcacaggggtcactggagcctgtcCTGCTACtgatgggtgaaggtggggttcaccctggacatgtgaccggttcaccctggacatgtgaccggttcaccctggacatgtgaccaataGGGTGGTTCACAAAATAAACTTTCGCCAAATTTTGCCAGATGGCTTTTTGCTTTGTTCCAATTGATATTAGAAGCATCTGTACCAAAATGGAGTCAGTTGCTGCACATTTAGGGATGGCACGctttttcacagttttgaaatTGTTAACGTTCCGTTTTCGAGCACCAGGAGCTTACCATCAGGCACGGTGGATGGCTAAGGCTATTTACTGCATCAAAATCACTTTATTCGAGGCCCAGACAAGTCTGACATTGAAGCAGGAACAACCCGTGAGGAAAGTCACCAGCTTCGTCTGTTTCATCTACATAATGTCCTGGTGTGAGGTTTCCCTGGCAACACATGCTCCAAAGAATGATCTGGACTGGATCCTGAGTTTGCATCTATATCCAGATAAAAGCATTGCAGATACCGCACTGAAGAGCACTGGACGACATTTGTGGGATCTGTCAGAAGAACTGGTCGCCTTGGCATTTTTTGATGCTCACATTGATGCTGAAGAAAAGGAGGCAATGCTGAGAAATGTTTTTGAGGAACCTTTACTGGCTTCCTATTGGCTCAGTTTTTGGTACAGATGTTCACAGTGGCAATAGGAACAAGGCAAAATACGATCTGGCATCATTTAGAAAACTTTTACTTATACCATCATATTGTGAACCACCCGAGTCTCCTGTTCACCctggactgaacatatagagacaaatagaGACTCTTACTATAAATGttactttttaattttactttgattgcttgtatttttatttgcaactgcgggactgtggggggttttgttgtgaagcactttgtgctacatgtaacatgtatgaaaagtgctatagaaataaagtttgattgattgattgagacaaaccaccactgtcacattcacacctacgggtgaCGTAGATGAACCCAAGAACCTCTCAGAGCATGTGCTTGGTTGATGGGccacatggtggtgcagtggatagcggtggtgcagtggatagcggtggtgcagtggatggcggtggtgcagtggatggcggtggtgcagtggatagcggtggtgcagtggatagcggtggtgcagtggatggcggtggtgcagtggatagcggtggtgcagtggatggcggtggtgcagtggataacggtggtgcagtggatggcggtggtgcagtggatagcggtggtgcagtggatggcggtggtgcctcacagcaagaaggtcctgggtttgattccaacaccagctgatgAGGGCGGACCCTTCTGTGGAGTCTGCGTGGGCTCACTCCGGCTTCCTCTCATCATTTTCTAGATAAAGTTAAAACACCTCTAAtcgtataaataaataaatcctaacGGTTCGTCTGGATCCTCATCGTCTAATCAGGTGTTTGAAATCCTCCATGTTCCACCTTTAAACAACTTTATCCCAAAAGCTGACCGGTTCAAACCCTTTCAAACGTGTCAGATATTGTTTGAATATTGGTTTAAACAAACTCTAGTCTTTTAGATCCACATTAGACTAGTCTCAGTTTACTGGATttagatctggacctggtctcaTGTGGTCTGGAACTCGCCAAACAGAATCCATAAGGATCAGAAAGTGTCTTCTACAGAATCTAAACAGAGTCCAGGTTTGAACCTTTTGTCTGAAACATCTGACACTTTTACTGCTttacaacagaaaaacagaatCAGTCGGAGTTtgtattaaatgtagatttatTTACAAAAGTGATGAAGATCAGGTTCACATGCAACACAAAGGGAAACAGTTCAAGTCagatgaacccttaaagacccaaacgtccacctttaacccttaaagacccaaacgtccacctttaacccttaaacacccaaacgtccacctttaacccttaaacacccaaacgtccacctttaacccttaaagacccaaacgtccacctttaacccttaaagacctaaacgtccacctttaacccttaaaaacccaaacgtccacctttaacccttaatacTGAAAACCCTGAATACTGAAGAGCAGACTCAGTATTTACTTGTTGTTTCATTGTCAGAACTCAGTTAAATGGAAAGAAAACATAAGagaattatttattgatttatttatttacctatttatttatcaattttattttttcttcttgagaACATCCACACTGTAGCATTTTTTAATACTTTTCATGTGTGTACAGAAGCCTTcgttgttaacattaagcaacatggTATGAATGTCGTGTACCAAGTggaaactctaataaaaactggAATTCTTAGAAAACATCAGAGGAAAGTCAATACGAAcagttttaggtctttaagggttgaactGATTTGATTTATACCTAAAAGCAAACGTTAAAGCCACTGTTTCCTCTGGATTTAAGGCCAAACATGAACAAAGTAAATActgtgacaggaaaaaaaaaaaaaaaaaaaggaggggggttTATTTTTGGGAACCTTTGGTCTGACTCCGCCTCCATCAGCTGATTCAACGGTCACATGAGGAACTCTGGAAACTTTGGGTCAGAACGTCTTTCTGTTTCTTTtcaacggtgtaaaaaaaaaaaaaaaaaaaaaaagccgacatTTACAAAACCGCTGTATAAAACCAGTCCCGGAGGATGAGAGGCCGTCACCGCGGTAACAGCCGGTTCATCCCGTCGGGTGGGCGGTCTTCCCCCGGTCGCCGCCGTCGTCGTCGCTGCTGCTCCCTGACGACGGCGGCGGCGGCTGCTGTCCCATCCTGCGGAGCTTGGCGCTGTAGTAGGCGGCCTTCATGCGGAAGGCCTTCTCCTTCTGCCGCAGCGCCCTCCTCTTCTGCCGCACCAGCTCCTGCTCCCACGCCAGGACCTTCATGCGGTTCTCCCACTCCAGGATctgcatctgctgctgctgctccaggACCTCCGACCGCTGCTGCAGCTCCAGCCGGGACGCGTCCACGCCGTCCGAGCCCGACACCCGCTGACGACGACGCTGCGGCTCCTCCGATTCTCTGACCGAGGGGAGGGCGTGGGGGCTGACCAGGTGGGAGGtgcctgaggggtcagaggtcagagcagAACTTCACCCTCaaagacccacacgtccacctttaacccttaaagacccaaacgtccacctttaaccctcaaagacccaaatgtccacctttaacccttaaagacccaaatgtccacctttaacccttaaacacccaaacgtccacctttaacccttaaacacccaaacgtccacctttaacccttaaagacccaaacgtccacctttaacccttaaacacccaaacatccacctttaacccttaaagacccacacgtacacctttaacccttaaagacccacacgtacacctttaacccttaaagacccaaacgtccaccacctttaacccttaaagacccacacgtacacctttaacccttaaacacccacacgtccacctttaacccttaaagacccaaacgtccacctgtaacccttaaagacccaaacgtccaccacctttaacccttaaagacccaaacgtccacctttaacccttaaagacccaaacgtccacctttaacccttaaagacccaaacgtccacctttaacccttaaacacccaaacgtccacctttaacccttaaacacccaaacctccacctttaacccttaaagacccaaacgtccacctttaacccttaaacacccaaacctccacctttaacccttaaacacccaaacctccacctttaacccttaaagacccaaacgtccacctttaacccttaaacacccaaacgtccacctttaacccttaaagacccaaacgtccacctttaacccttaaagacccaaacgtccaccacctttaacccttaaagacccacacgtacacctttaacccttacagacccaaacgtccacctttaacccttaaacacccaaacctccacctttaacccttaaagacccaaacgtccacctttaacccttaaagacccaaacgtccacctttaacccttaaagacccaaacgtccacctttaacccttaaacacccaaacctccacctttaacccttaaagacccaaacgtccacctttaacccttaaagacccaaacgtccacctttaacccttaaagacccaaacgtccacctttaacccttaaagacccaaacgtccacctttaacccttaaagacccaaacgtccacctttaacccttaaacacccaaacgtccacctttaacccttaaacacccaaacgtccacctttaaccctcgtccatcttttcatggtcattagatatgaccatatttggacgttcagaggctccgtagttaccgtggaaacaccgtcatcttctccaacattgattccccagtaaaactcatggaactgggtcagtgacagtggatggacacactggggttatttataaataatatatacaatgaacaaaaatgaacacaaaaagtacaaaaaaggtaaaaaaaacaaactcgtgTCAGAACAGGTTGAACAGGTTGAACAGGTTGAACAGGTTGAACAGGCTGAACAGGCTGAACAGGCTGAACAGGTTGAACAGGCTGAACAGGTTGAACAGGCTGAACAGGCTGAACAGGTTGAACAGGCTGAACAGGTTGAACAGGCTGAACAGGTTGAACAGGCTGAACAGGTTGAACAGGCTGAACAGGCTGAACAGGTTGAACAGGCTGAACAGGCTGAACAGCTGTATTTACAGACATGATGTTCTCTGTGATGTTGTTGCCAGGCAACAGAGGCGGCGTTACCTGGGGCTGTGATGTAGGCGGCGGGAAAAACCACGTCCTGCAGCtctgcattatgggaagtggagTTTACAGAGGGGCTGTGGTGCAGGTCGGCCCAGGGGCTGCTGGGTATTCTGTCTGCGGGTTCACGCTTCAGACAAACGGCCATCTGCTCCTTAGTGTCGTCCATCTGAAGACGACGACAGCGTCAGAGGAAGGTTTATTCACAAACACAAGAATAAAGCAGTCAGCTGATCTGAACCCACACCCACCTGCTGAGGATCTGCCCCAATGTTCAGACGACTCACACTTCCAT
Coding sequences:
- the fsbp gene encoding uncharacterized protein fsbp isoform X2, which translates into the protein MPGKCKFQDSWLSKDIYKEWLVKDGADIHFARCRACCKSIKLQTMGEAALTSHAGGAGHKAAVRKLTEGKVLLINAAGQMNGSVSRMDDTKEQMAVCLKREPADRIPSSPWADLHHSPSVNSTSHNAELQDVVFPAAYITAPGTSHLVSPHALPSVRESEEPQRRRQRVSGSDGVDASRLELQQRSEVLEQQQQMQILEWENRMKVLAWEQELVRQKRRALRQKEKAFRMKAAYYSAKLRRMGQQPPPPSSGSSSDDDGGDRGKTAHPTG
- the fsbp gene encoding uncharacterized protein fsbp isoform X1; translated protein: MPGKCKFQDSWLSKDIYKEWLVKDGADIHFARCRACCKSIKLQTMGEAALTSHAGGAGHKAAVRKLTEGKVLLINAAGQMNGSVSRLNIGADPQQMDDTKEQMAVCLKREPADRIPSSPWADLHHSPSVNSTSHNAELQDVVFPAAYITAPGTSHLVSPHALPSVRESEEPQRRRQRVSGSDGVDASRLELQQRSEVLEQQQQMQILEWENRMKVLAWEQELVRQKRRALRQKEKAFRMKAAYYSAKLRRMGQQPPPPSSGSSSDDDGGDRGKTAHPTG